The Deltaproteobacteria bacterium genome includes the window CTTGGCCGCCGGCTTTGGCGCTTCGATCCTGCTCTTTGCCAGTTCGAAAATTTTTCTGCTGTCTTTAGTTTTTCTGTTCGTCGCCGGCGGCTTTCAAACCACATTCCTGTCGTCGGTGGCGACGCTGCTGCAAATGCACACAGACGAAAACAATCGCGGCCGGATCATGTCGATGTTTGGACTCATCAACCGCGGCCTCGGTCCGATGGGCAGTTTTCCGTTTGGCTTGATGGCGACTTGGCTCGGCGCGCCCTGGACCGTGGGAATCTGTGGCGTTTTGACAATCGGCTTAGTCGCGCAGGTTACGCTTGTTCAGTCGCAACTGCGCCAGGCTAAATCGAGCCACGAAATGTGAAGCGGAGTTAGATTTTCCCCTGCAAGCGTAGATGATCGATGCGTTGGCGCACGATCTCGCCGAGGTCGGTGGTCGCCAGACCGTTGGGCACGGCGATGGTTTCGACGCCGAGCTGGACAAGTTTTTCATTGAGCATTGCCAGGCTCGAACGAATCCGCTCATAATCCTGCAAGTACTGCCGGCAGGCGAGAACGTTGTCGTCGATTTCCTCCAAACATTTGCTCAGCCGGCGGCTTTCTTGGCTGAAGGATTGGCGCAGGTGATCGACGTTCGCCTGGATGATTTGCTGTTCCACCGGGCGAATCTGTTTGGCGATCTCTGTCTTCATTTCCTGCAAAGCTTACAGCAAACGCTCGTAGGATTGTTCTTCTTTCATCAGATCCTCCGGGAGTGGAACGCGCGGGTCGCCGCTCGCCATATATTGCTGCGCCAGCGCTTCCGACACGCGCCTCTTAGCCAGCGCCAGCGCGGCTTGGGTGGCGCGCACGCGTTCGTCGACCCGTTGATCATCGGCGAGCAGCTTCACGAGCTTTTCGATTGGGTCTGCGGCAAGGGTCATCATGGTTCGAGTGAAATCCGCGGCGCGCTCAGCGGCCCGTACGGTTCAACTACTATCCAGTCCGAAGCTAAACTTCAAGCATGGATTGGCCCGCGGCGCGGCGCTGAATCGGGAACCATTATTAGGCGATGAAGTCGAGAAGGAATGAAGACGGTCGTCTGCGAAAACTAACCCTTGCCCGGCGCTTTGCTTTCGCTCAATTGGCGCTTCCAACCCAAGGTGCGCGCTTTCGCCGCGACGGCCTCGGCTTCGGCGATCAACCCCTTCTGCTGATAGAAAATCGATAAACTAGTGTAGGCTAGCTCGTCTTCGGGCGCCGCTTCGATCAAACGCTTGCCGGTTTCGATCGCCTGGTCGATTTTTTCTTGATGGGCGTAGGTCATCGCCAACGCATGCAGCGCGTCGGCGTAGTTGGGATCTTCGTCAAGAGCGTGGAGATAGGCTTTCACCGCCTCGTCCAATTTATCTTGGGCGAATAGCTCCATGCCTAAGTTGTAGCTATCTTCTTTATTCACGGTTTAAGTTATCGGTTTACCGACTGGCGGAAGTATTATCGGTAGCGCGTTCGGGGCGGCATTGCTGTAGCAAAACTTTTTTCAGCATCGCCGGATTCACCGGCTTTTTGAAGATCACACCTTGGAGCCCTTCTAAGCAGCTGCGCTTGATAAT containing:
- a CDS encoding tetratricopeptide repeat protein, whose protein sequence is MNKEDSYNLGMELFAQDKLDEAVKAYLHALDEDPNYADALHALAMTYAHQEKIDQAIETGKRLIEAAPEDELAYTSLSIFYQQKGLIAEAEAVAAKARTLGWKRQLSESKAPGKG